A single Mercenaria mercenaria strain notata chromosome 9, MADL_Memer_1, whole genome shotgun sequence DNA region contains:
- the LOC123546313 gene encoding uncharacterized protein LOC123546313, which translates to MQDNSIQCKATQHKARHLNTIQHNVGELNTMQSNSTQQNARQPNTMQGNSTQHNIWQHNTTQLNTMQGKSTQCTTTQHNTMQGNSTQCMATQHNTMHDKSTQCMTTQHNTMQGNSTQYNTMHGNSTLHNSTQCTTTQHNTMQGNSTQCRATQHNTTQCMATQHNTTQLNTMHGNSTQYNTMHSNSTQCNTTQ; encoded by the coding sequence ATGCAAGACAACTCAATACAATGCAAGGCAACACAACACAAGGCAAGGCATCTTAACACAATACAACACAATGTAGGGGAACTCAACACAATGCAAAGCAACTCAACACAACAGAATGCAAGGCAACCCAACACAATGCAAGGCAACTCAACACAACACAATATATGGCAACACAACACAACGCAACTCAACACAATGCAAGGCAAATCAACACAATGCACGACAACTCAACACAATACAATGCAAGGCAACTCAACACAATGCATggcaacacaacacaacacaatgCACGACAAATCAACACAATGCATGACAACTCAACACAACACAATGCAAGGCAACTCAACACAATACAACACAATGCATGGCAACTCAACACTACACAACTCAACACAATGCACGACAACTCAACACAACACAATGCAAGGCAACTCAACACAATGTAGGGCAActcaacacaacacaacacaatgCATGGCAActcaacacaacacaacacaactcAACACAATGCACGGCAACTCAACACAATACAACACAATGCACAGCAACTCAACACAATGCAACACAACACAATGA